In a genomic window of Corynebacterium coyleae:
- the murD gene encoding UDP-N-acetylmuramoyl-L-alanine--D-glutamate ligase → MTLPDHVLVAGAGVSGLGAAHLLTKAGANCTVVDDNPDGRAAATAKGFAVCSSAEARERFADTGLVVTSPGWRPDTPLLVDATAAGIDVIGDVELCFRLDRAGVFGAPRTWLVVTGTNGKTTTTGMLAAMMTEVGADTGRIARACGNIGTAVGEVLLLDEHVDVLVAELSSFQLHWSSELVPDAGVLLNLAEDHIDWHGSFAEYAASKAKVLQATHAVAGIDDTEVQRLAEQTGRDDIIGFTLQEPGDNQVGVSGGRIVAKLGGETIDVASADGIEPAGAAGLLDALAAAAVALTQGAKPHHIQRALEKYRVAGHRGAVVHSGGGVDWVDNSKATNPHAADSALTGAGTVVWVAGGQLKGAAVDGVVKAHADQFRAVALLGVDRGLIRASVNAAAPDVPVFVSDSTDPEQAMDEVVAWAASQAQPGDTVLLAPAAASLDMFSGMSARGDAFAAAAMRHWSPDNK, encoded by the coding sequence GTGACGCTGCCAGATCATGTTTTAGTCGCCGGTGCTGGTGTTTCTGGTCTCGGCGCAGCGCACTTGCTGACGAAGGCGGGTGCGAATTGCACGGTTGTCGACGACAACCCGGATGGGCGCGCAGCCGCTACCGCAAAAGGCTTCGCGGTGTGTTCCAGCGCTGAAGCGCGCGAGCGCTTCGCTGACACTGGCCTTGTGGTCACCTCGCCCGGGTGGCGACCTGATACGCCATTGCTTGTCGACGCCACCGCCGCCGGCATCGACGTCATCGGCGATGTTGAACTGTGCTTCCGCCTTGACCGCGCCGGCGTGTTTGGCGCACCGCGGACGTGGCTCGTCGTCACGGGCACCAACGGCAAAACCACGACTACGGGCATGCTGGCGGCGATGATGACCGAAGTCGGCGCCGACACCGGCCGTATCGCACGTGCCTGCGGCAACATCGGCACCGCGGTCGGAGAGGTGCTGCTTCTCGACGAACACGTTGATGTCCTCGTCGCCGAACTGTCGAGTTTCCAGCTGCACTGGTCCTCCGAGCTCGTGCCGGATGCTGGCGTGCTGCTGAACCTGGCTGAAGACCACATTGACTGGCACGGCTCGTTTGCGGAATACGCCGCGTCGAAGGCGAAGGTATTGCAAGCAACGCATGCGGTTGCAGGTATCGACGATACGGAGGTGCAGCGTTTAGCTGAGCAGACTGGTCGCGACGACATCATCGGGTTCACACTTCAAGAGCCTGGCGACAACCAGGTCGGTGTTTCGGGCGGCAGGATCGTGGCCAAACTCGGCGGCGAAACTATCGACGTTGCAAGTGCCGACGGCATCGAGCCCGCCGGAGCCGCCGGTCTGCTTGACGCACTCGCGGCCGCTGCGGTGGCGTTGACCCAGGGGGCCAAGCCGCATCACATCCAGCGGGCACTGGAGAAGTACCGCGTGGCCGGTCACCGTGGGGCGGTGGTGCACTCCGGCGGCGGTGTGGATTGGGTGGATAACTCCAAGGCCACGAACCCGCACGCGGCGGATTCTGCGCTCACCGGTGCGGGCACGGTGGTGTGGGTCGCGGGAGGACAGCTCAAAGGCGCTGCCGTCGACGGTGTCGTCAAAGCACACGCTGATCAGTTCCGCGCCGTTGCTCTGCTCGGTGTGGATCGTGGGCTCATCCGCGCGTCTGTCAACGCGGCCGCCCCGGACGTTCCGGTGTTTGTCTCTGACTCCACGGATCCGGAACAAGCCATGGATGAGGTTGTTGCGTGGGCGGCGAGCCAGGCGCAGCCGGGCGATACGGTGCTGTTGGCGCCGGCTGCTGCGAGCTTGGATATGTTTTCGGGCATGTCAGCGCGTGGCGACGCCTTCGCAGCGGCAGCGATGCGACACTGGAGCCCGGATAACAAGTAA
- the mraY gene encoding phospho-N-acetylmuramoyl-pentapeptide-transferase: MVQVICAGILSFLVSIFVTPLLIRYFHRREMGQEIREDGPKSHARKRGTPTMGGIAILLAIALGYVGGSLSALATGHTAFTASGLIVLGLTLSLGLVGFADDGIKLFMHRNLGLNKTAKLVAQFVISIAFGLLILQFPDENGLTPGSTFLSFVRDIDTINLAIGGGVVGTIIFLVFIYILLAAWSNAVNLTDGLDGLAAGTTALVMAAYSGITFWQFRNSCDAVATAGCYSVRDPLDLAILAAAGFGACVGFLWWNAAPAKIFMGDTGSLALGGLVAGLSVASRTELLMVVIGALFVLEAASVVIQVASFKTTGKRVFRMAPFHHHFENGGWPETAVVVRFWIISGMSVMLGLAAFYGEWLSLNGAGL, encoded by the coding sequence ATTTTTGTGACCCCGCTGCTCATTAGATATTTCCATCGCCGCGAGATGGGGCAGGAGATCCGCGAGGACGGCCCGAAGTCGCACGCCCGCAAGCGTGGCACGCCAACAATGGGCGGCATCGCTATTTTGTTAGCAATCGCGCTTGGCTACGTCGGCGGCAGTCTCTCAGCGTTGGCTACGGGCCACACGGCGTTTACTGCCTCGGGCCTGATCGTGCTGGGGCTTACGCTGTCGCTCGGCCTCGTAGGTTTTGCCGATGATGGCATTAAGTTGTTCATGCACCGCAACCTTGGCCTCAATAAGACAGCGAAGCTTGTGGCGCAGTTTGTCATTTCGATCGCCTTCGGGCTGCTTATCTTGCAGTTCCCGGACGAGAACGGTCTGACACCTGGCTCGACGTTCTTGTCGTTCGTGCGCGACATCGACACGATCAACCTCGCCATCGGCGGGGGTGTGGTGGGCACCATCATCTTCCTGGTGTTCATCTACATCCTGCTGGCCGCGTGGTCGAATGCAGTGAACCTGACTGACGGTCTCGACGGGTTGGCCGCTGGTACGACGGCACTTGTGATGGCTGCCTACTCGGGCATTACGTTCTGGCAGTTCCGTAACTCTTGTGACGCTGTCGCGACCGCTGGCTGTTACTCGGTGCGCGACCCGTTGGACCTGGCTATCCTCGCGGCGGCCGGTTTTGGTGCCTGCGTGGGTTTCCTGTGGTGGAATGCCGCACCCGCGAAGATCTTTATGGGGGATACTGGCTCGCTGGCACTCGGTGGCCTTGTTGCGGGCCTGTCGGTTGCTTCGCGCACCGAGTTGCTGATGGTTGTCATCGGCGCGTTGTTCGTCCTGGAGGCCGCCTCCGTGGTGATTCAGGTTGCGTCCTTCAAGACCACCGGCAAGCGAGTGTTCCGCATGGCGCCGTTCCACCACCACTTTGAAAACGGCGGCTGGCCAGAGACTGCCGTAGTGGTGCGTTTCTGGATCATCTCCGGGATGTCGGTCATGCTTGGCCTCGCCGCGTTTTATGGTGAGTGGCTCTCGTTGAACGGAGCGGGCCTGTGA